Proteins encoded together in one Chryseobacterium sp. G0201 window:
- a CDS encoding pyridoxal phosphate-dependent aminotransferase — translation MFTNNDINFEALKRKAYNGRWATLEDGIIPLTAADPDFRTAPGIEQGIIDYIKDGYLSYGPFSGLQEFKKNVAEHFNMEKHGNFLPENILAVNSAAQGMFLIAKYVLNPGDEAIILDPVDFLFKKSVEAVGGIVKLCPVDSKTGDIDFEKLVSLINSKTKLISICNPHNPLGKIYSKEILTKISEIASAHDLWVMSDEIWSDIIYDNKEFHTYSSVSEEAKKKSFTVYGFSKSFGIAGLRIGAVLCNDQQILEDFTEKSNFNSTIEGVSTLSQIAATVALEKAKPWFKEFLNHLQNNRDLAYKILSNSGILTPNLPEATFVLFPRIENGFTSENFAQHALQQGKVAIVPGSERWFGKGAEGHVRICFSTSTEILEEGLNRIITSF, via the coding sequence ATGTTTACCAATAACGATATCAATTTTGAAGCATTAAAAAGAAAAGCCTACAATGGAAGATGGGCAACGCTAGAAGATGGAATAATCCCTTTAACAGCCGCAGATCCAGACTTCAGAACAGCTCCCGGGATTGAACAGGGAATTATTGACTATATAAAAGACGGATATCTAAGCTACGGTCCATTTTCAGGACTTCAGGAGTTTAAGAAAAACGTTGCAGAGCATTTTAACATGGAAAAACATGGAAATTTTTTGCCCGAAAATATTCTAGCAGTCAACAGCGCAGCACAGGGAATGTTTTTGATCGCGAAATATGTTTTAAATCCTGGAGATGAAGCCATCATTTTGGATCCTGTGGATTTTCTATTCAAAAAATCGGTAGAAGCGGTTGGCGGAATCGTAAAATTATGTCCTGTCGATTCTAAAACCGGAGATATTGATTTTGAGAAATTAGTTTCATTAATCAATTCAAAAACGAAACTGATTAGCATTTGCAATCCTCACAATCCATTGGGGAAAATTTATTCTAAAGAAATTTTAACGAAAATTTCCGAGATCGCATCTGCTCACGATCTTTGGGTAATGAGTGACGAAATATGGAGCGATATTATTTATGACAATAAAGAGTTTCATACGTATTCATCGGTTTCAGAAGAAGCAAAAAAGAAGAGCTTTACAGTGTACGGTTTTTCAAAATCATTTGGAATTGCAGGTTTGAGAATTGGAGCGGTTTTATGTAATGATCAACAAATACTGGAAGATTTTACAGAAAAATCAAATTTCAATTCTACCATTGAAGGCGTTTCTACATTATCACAAATTGCCGCAACTGTTGCTTTGGAAAAAGCAAAACCTTGGTTCAAAGAATTTCTAAATCATTTACAGAACAACAGAGATCTTGCTTATAAAATTTTAAGCAATTCAGGGATTTTAACTCCTAATTTACCAGAAGCAACCTTTGTTTTATTTCCTAGAATCGAAAATGGATTTACAAGTGAAAATTTTGCTCAACATGCTTTACAACAAGGAAAAGTTGCCATCGTTCCCGGTTCGGAAAGATGGTTCGGAAAAGGAGCAGAAGGCCACGTAAGAATATGTTTTTCAACCTCAACAGAGATATTAGAAGAAGGATTAAATAGAATCATAACCAGCTTTTAA
- a CDS encoding FAD-dependent monooxygenase encodes MNKIAIIGAGISGLSMANYLEKHKIDYHIYERRKKDDSTGHGFLLPQEGIEQLSLIVDKEKLFKHGNFLKKYIQYSHKGEKIAEKTLNNVFVIARSSLIEILSQNIPQEKISYEKTITFSNNKKLKETDGSFIDSDIIIVSDGSKSRIRRQIFTNEVMNTVRENEVVNIIENNDIANHLENNFMKFHHENGGLTFGILKLSEDKILWYSQFDPIKYQFDDECSVDRLKEYMFDIFDDWNPLVSSIIKESSYENVHLWRVYELEKLNPFYKDNTVFIGDAAHPLIPFTSQGVTSALKDSFALTKFLIEEKDLQQAFRKYEQERKAEIEIHIKNGRMLLEQFLLPLDQQTENILPISYK; translated from the coding sequence ATGAACAAAATTGCTATCATTGGCGCTGGAATTTCCGGTCTGAGCATGGCGAATTACTTAGAAAAACACAAGATTGATTACCACATTTACGAAAGAAGAAAAAAAGACGATTCCACAGGACACGGTTTTTTATTGCCACAAGAAGGCATTGAACAATTGTCCCTTATCGTCGACAAAGAGAAACTCTTCAAACACGGTAATTTTTTAAAAAAGTACATTCAGTATTCGCACAAAGGAGAAAAAATTGCAGAAAAAACATTAAATAATGTTTTCGTAATAGCAAGAAGCTCATTAATTGAAATCTTATCCCAAAATATTCCTCAAGAAAAAATCAGCTATGAAAAAACAATTACTTTTTCTAACAACAAAAAATTAAAAGAAACCGACGGCTCATTTATTGATTCTGATATCATCATCGTTTCCGACGGATCAAAGAGCAGAATCAGAAGACAAATATTCACCAATGAAGTAATGAATACCGTTCGTGAAAACGAAGTTGTAAATATCATTGAAAATAATGATATTGCCAACCATCTTGAAAATAATTTCATGAAATTTCATCACGAAAATGGCGGTTTAACCTTCGGAATCCTTAAACTTTCTGAAGATAAAATTTTATGGTATTCACAGTTTGATCCAATCAAATATCAATTTGATGACGAATGCTCTGTAGATCGTTTAAAGGAATATATGTTTGATATTTTTGATGATTGGAATCCTTTGGTTTCATCAATTATAAAAGAATCCAGTTATGAAAACGTGCATTTATGGAGGGTTTATGAGCTTGAAAAACTTAATCCATTTTATAAAGACAACACAGTGTTTATCGGTGACGCAGCACATCCACTAATTCCTTTTACAAGTCAGGGAGTCACCTCAGCGTTGAAAGACTCTTTTGCTTTAACTAAATTTTTAATTGAAGAAAAAGATCTGCAACAGGCATTCAGAAAATACGAACAGGAAAGAAAAGCTGAAATCGAGATCCATATCAAAAACGGAAGAATGTTATTAGAACAATTCTTGCTTCCGCTTGACCAGCAAACAGAAAATATTTTACCAATCTCTTATAAATAA
- a CDS encoding TonB-dependent receptor plug domain-containing protein codes for MKARYVSAFFLGATSFFYAQEINDTISKEAKIEEVAITGSRNKKRTVTNTPVPIDVIDIKQVSQSTGQVEVNQLLQFAAPSFNSNKQSGSDGADAVDPATLRGLGPDQTLLLLNGKRYHQSSLINLFGTKGRGNTGSDMNTIPIGAIKRVEVLRDGASAQYGSDAIAGVINVILNDRDKGFEGNAFYGMNLFKSPGSKDVVSDHKIDGITFDFNGNLGTKIGSKGGFGNFTVEFINKEHSIRNANPEFYEAPRQRFGDAKSQNIYFFGNIEVPLSDNLKFYSRQGFSHRETNAYAWTRTADADGNIPEVYPNGFNPIQNTSISDFTFDNGLKFKVADWDVDFYNAFGSNRFTYQIDNTINATLGVNSPTSFNAGGHSLLQNTTGFNATKQFGVLEGLNIAFGSEFRYEKFNIIKGEEASYAMYDINGNLVTANTDPSLLVTVPGSNGESYRPGGSQGFPGYSQEVNKSRNNFAAYVDSELDITKKWMISIAGRFENYNDFGSTFNGKFATRYAITPQLAFRASASTGFRAPSLAQKYYSLQFTNFQGGELVAIQLASNDSNLAKVSGIPQLKQETSLNGSAGFTFNTGKFTATIDGYYIKVKDRIVLTGNFAKSDLPLEAQNEYPFIDQAQFFSNAIDTQTKGVDVILSYNENIGNGKLTATLAGNYNEMEITKINTSQQLAGKEDIYMSAREKAFILASAPKTKINLNLNYKIKGFNANIQLVRFDKVTLIGYNGEDDFQTYNPKVTTDLSFGYDFSKNVSLTIGSKNVFNRYPTLQKTAVSDGNTESGGIFDPVQMGFAGRQAFARFNFRF; via the coding sequence ATGAAAGCAAGGTACGTGAGCGCTTTTTTTCTTGGCGCAACATCTTTTTTCTACGCTCAGGAAATCAATGATACCATTTCTAAAGAAGCTAAAATAGAGGAAGTTGCGATTACAGGAAGTAGAAATAAAAAAAGAACCGTAACAAATACACCCGTTCCTATTGATGTGATTGACATTAAACAGGTCAGCCAATCCACGGGACAAGTAGAGGTCAACCAACTTTTACAGTTTGCGGCACCCTCTTTTAATTCTAATAAACAATCCGGATCAGATGGAGCTGATGCTGTAGATCCTGCAACTTTAAGAGGTCTTGGGCCCGATCAAACCTTACTTTTATTAAACGGGAAAAGATACCATCAATCATCATTGATCAATCTTTTTGGGACAAAAGGAAGAGGAAACACCGGATCTGATATGAATACCATTCCGATTGGAGCGATAAAAAGAGTGGAAGTTCTTCGTGACGGCGCATCCGCACAATATGGTTCTGATGCCATTGCAGGAGTCATCAATGTTATTCTGAACGACCGCGACAAAGGCTTTGAAGGAAATGCTTTCTACGGAATGAATCTGTTTAAAAGTCCGGGAAGTAAAGATGTAGTTTCTGACCATAAAATAGACGGAATTACGTTCGATTTTAATGGAAATTTAGGAACTAAAATAGGTTCTAAAGGAGGTTTCGGAAATTTTACCGTGGAATTTATCAATAAAGAACATTCTATTAGAAATGCCAATCCAGAATTCTATGAAGCTCCAAGACAGCGTTTTGGTGATGCAAAATCTCAAAACATCTATTTCTTTGGAAACATAGAAGTTCCTTTGTCTGATAATCTGAAATTCTATTCCCGTCAAGGGTTTTCACACAGAGAAACAAATGCGTACGCATGGACGAGAACCGCAGATGCAGACGGAAATATTCCTGAAGTTTATCCGAATGGTTTCAATCCGATTCAAAATACAAGCATTTCAGATTTTACATTTGATAATGGTTTAAAATTCAAAGTTGCCGATTGGGATGTAGATTTTTACAATGCTTTTGGCAGCAACAGATTCACTTATCAGATCGACAATACGATTAATGCGACTTTAGGAGTAAATTCTCCCACAAGCTTCAATGCTGGCGGCCATTCACTTTTGCAAAATACGACAGGTTTTAATGCTACCAAGCAGTTTGGTGTTTTGGAAGGTTTAAATATTGCTTTCGGATCTGAATTCAGGTATGAAAAATTTAATATCATTAAAGGTGAAGAAGCTTCATACGCGATGTATGACATCAATGGAAATCTTGTAACAGCAAACACTGACCCCAGTTTATTAGTAACTGTTCCAGGTTCAAATGGCGAAAGTTATCGACCGGGCGGCTCACAAGGATTTCCGGGATATTCTCAGGAAGTGAATAAAAGTCGAAACAATTTTGCAGCATATGTAGACTCCGAATTGGATATTACAAAAAAATGGATGATTAGTATTGCCGGAAGATTTGAGAATTACAACGATTTCGGAAGTACCTTCAATGGAAAATTTGCAACAAGATATGCGATAACCCCTCAACTTGCTTTCAGAGCTTCTGCTTCTACAGGCTTTAGGGCTCCATCTTTAGCACAGAAATATTACAGTCTGCAGTTTACTAATTTTCAGGGAGGGGAATTAGTTGCGATTCAGCTTGCTTCCAATGACAGTAATTTGGCAAAAGTATCAGGAATTCCTCAATTAAAACAGGAAACTTCACTTAACGGAAGCGCGGGATTTACTTTTAACACAGGAAAATTTACAGCCACAATTGATGGATATTACATTAAAGTAAAAGACAGAATTGTGTTGACAGGTAATTTTGCAAAATCAGACCTTCCATTAGAAGCTCAAAATGAGTATCCTTTTATCGATCAGGCTCAGTTCTTTTCCAACGCTATTGATACCCAAACGAAAGGCGTAGATGTAATTTTAAGCTATAATGAAAATATTGGCAACGGAAAACTAACCGCCACTTTAGCCGGAAATTATAATGAAATGGAAATTACAAAAATCAACACGTCTCAACAGTTAGCAGGAAAAGAGGATATTTATATGAGCGCAAGAGAAAAAGCATTTATTCTGGCTTCTGCTCCGAAAACAAAGATCAATTTAAATTTAAACTATAAAATAAAAGGCTTTAATGCCAATATTCAATTGGTGAGATTTGATAAAGTCACCTTAATTGGTTACAACGGCGAAGATGATTTTCAGACTTATAACCCTAAGGTAACCACAGATTTATCTTTCGGATATGATTTTAGTAAAAATGTAAGCTTAACAATTGGAAGTAAGAATGTATTCAACCGATACCCTACTTTACAAAAAACTGCTGTCTCTGATGGAAATACAGAATCAGGCGGAATTTTCGATCCTGTACAAATGGGATTTGCAGGAAGACAGGCTTTTGCTAGATTTAATTTCAGATTTTAA